The genomic DNA AATCAACTATGCAATTTTATTCAACAAGATTCCACCTACCAAAGGTTTGCATATTGGAATCGTTGACTATCTTCATTCTATCATTTGCACGACCAGAATGTGATGATTGAGAAAACTGTATATGATTGTTGTAATAATCTCACAAGCTATCTATCTTGTCTTTAAACTATATTCtaattgaatgtttttttttaacctaaaaCCTCAGTTTCATGTGGCTGCTTCCACATGCCTGCTGGAGTTGATTGAACTGTATAGCATGGTCTCGTCGTTTCATCCCGTGGAAGTAGATTTCAAAGCTGAGATTGTATCTTTGCTTGAGCTCGAGAAGAGCGAAGAAGCCAAGTCGTTGTTGAGAAAATCCAGGGATGCGGTTGCAAATCTCCCCTCGTTAACGAAGTAAGCACATAGAAGATTTAGTTTGATGCCAAACATCATGTAATAGAATATAAATGAGAATCTCAGAcgtcgtttgtttttttttagtttgcttATACAAGTTTGATTAAAAGAAGGGAAATTGGCAAAACtaactaagaaaaaaactataattaaatctATAACCAAACTAACCATATAACTATGATATAGTGTATAAAAACTACAATATATACAATCTTACCTTTCCACCACCACCCCTATTTACCCCTTTACCATCATCTCCAGCCATCACCTTTACCTCCTATCACCACCTCTTCACCATCATTCCACTAGGGTTCTCAATGtaatctttagggtttagatttctttCAGCCACCACCTCCGGTCACCGGTCACCAACACCTCCGGCCACCGCCATTTCCGGCGGCTTTCTCCGGCCACCATCTTCGGCGATCTTTTCCGGCCACCATCTCTAACGACCTTCTTCGGCCACCATCTCCGGCGACCTTCTTCGACGAAAAACTCCGGCGACCAATTCTGGCGACTTTTGTTGGCGACCTGGCGACCAACTCTAGTGATTACCTCCGCCGACCACCCCGCCAGCCACCCCGCCGGCCACCCCGCTGGCCACCTCCGCTGGCCACCTTCGTTGGTCGGCCACCATCACTACCATCAACCAAcactaaattaataattttctgatTCCCTGATCCTAGattcctaatttttttaaatagttggttattttcttctatggtttttttgttttggtcagtGAACTAATTCACCCATTTTAAAAGAACTAGTCATCGTTTTAAATGGAAACATGTTAGTGATGTTTGACATGGAAATAATTTTGTGGTGGTTTTTCTTCTTATGCGTCATGAGAAGTGAATTGGAATGATTCCTTGATGGTAATGCACAGCTTATATATCAGAAAAATCAACGGCGTAGAGATTAAGCCGATTTAGCTTTCATCAACcctaaaaacagaaacaaacaattGATCGAAAAGCTCCAGCAAGGAGAAATTGTCTCAATTCGTTATCAATCCGACGGCGACTTCAAGCACCACCtcaattcgttttttttttaaacaaagccAATAAGCATGAAAAACGAAACAAGTCCTTTAAACAAAGGAGGCTCGAATAATTATTTACATAGATGATAGATGACCTTCGAAAATTACACTCATTATATAACCCTCCTTCATTCCTGATTTTGTTGAATTCTCTTGAGCTTCAAAGCAGCGCGCTTAACTAAATNNNNNNNNNNNNNNNNNNNNNNNNNNNNNNNNNNNNNNNNNNNNNNNNNNNNNNNNNNNNNNNNNNNNNNNNNNNNNNNNNNNNNNNNNNNNNNNNNNNNNNNNNNNNNNNNNNNNNNNNNNNNNNNNNNNNNNNNNNNNNNNNNNNNNNNNNNNNNNNNNNNNNNNNNNNNNNNNNNNNNNNNNNNNNNNNNNNNNNNNNNNNNNNNNNNNNNNNNNNNNNNNNNNNNNNNNNNNNNNNNNNNNNNNNNNNNNNNNNNNNNNNNNNNNNNNNNNNNNNNNNNNNNNNNNNNNNNNNNNNNNNNNNNNNNNNNNNNNNNTTGAATTCTCTTGAGCTTCAAAGCAGTGCGCTTAACTAAATCCCCAAAAGGTTCAGTCAGTAAAATATCCTTTTTTGACAATTCGGTAACAAGTGCGACTGCCTTATCTATGTATCCTTTGCGACAATAACCAGATAGTAGAGTTGTGTAAGCCACCATATCAGGCTCCAGCCCACTTTCTATCATTCGATCAAAGAGTTTTGTGGCCTTTTCTATCTTGTTAATCTTGCACTGACGATCTATCAAAACTGTATAGCATACAACGTCTAGTCCAATGCCGGCAGCTGTGAATTTTCTCCAGAACTCtgaaactctctttttttgctCTTCTCCTTGAACAGAACCTGTCTCTGGATCCAACTTCTGATAACTATTAAGCAAAACCGTGTATGTTACCACATCAGGTTTGATTCCTCTCTGCTTCATGTCCTCAAAAAGATCATCAGCTTTCTGTAACTCATTCAGCCTACAGTAGGTGTGAATCATGATTGTATAAGTAAACAGATCAGGTATGAGTCCTCTCTCAACCATTGTGTCAAATAGCAGCTGTGCCTCTCTCACATTGTTTATCTCACACAACGCCCCAATCAGTTTGCCACACATGCTCCTCCCAGGTTCAACTCGATAAGCCCACATTTTCTTCAGTACGTCAAGAGCTTTGTCGAGATAACCCTCCATGCAGAGACTAAAGAATAGTTTGTTGTACACACTCTTGCTCAGAGGCCGTTCCAATCTAACNNNNNNNNNNNNNNNNNNNNNNNNNNNNNNNNNNNNNNNNNNNNNNNNNNNNNNNNNNNNNNNNNNNNNNNNNNNNNNNNNNNNNNNNNNNNNNNNNNNNNNNNNNNNNNNNNNNNNNNNNNNNNNNNNNNNNNNNNNNNNNNNNNNNNNNNNNNNNNNNNNNNNNNNNNNNNNNNNNNNNNNNNNNNNNNNNNNNNNNNNNNNNNNNNNNNNNNNNNNNNNNNNNNNNNNNNNNNNNNNNNNNNNNNNNNNNNNNNNNNNNNNNNNNNNNNNNNNNNNNNNNNNNNNNNNNNNNNNNNNNNNNNNNNNNNNNNNNNNNNNNNNNNNNNNNNNNNNNNNNNNNNNNNNNNNNNNNNNNNNNNNNNNNNNNNNNNNNNNNNNNNNNNNNNNNNNNNNNNNNNNNNNNNNNNNNNNNNNNNNNNNNNNNNNNNNNNNNNNNNNNNNNNNNNNNNNNNNNNNNNNNNNNNNNNNNNNNNNNNNNNNNNNNNNNNNNNNNNNNNNNNNNNNNNNNNNNNNNNNNNNNNNNNNNNNNNNNNNNNNNNNNNNNNNNNNNNNNNNNNNNNNNNNNNNNNNNNNNNNNNNNNNNNNNNNNNNNNNNNNNNNNNNNNNNNNNNNNNNNNNNNNNNNNNNNNNNNNNNNNNNNNNNNNNNNNNNNNNNNNNNNNNNNNNNNNNNNNNNNNNNNNNNNNNNNNNNNNNNNNNNNNNNNNNNNNNNNNNNNNNNNNNNNNNNNNNNNNNNNNACTCGATAAGCCCACATTTTCTTCAGTACGTCAAGAGCTTTGTCGAGATAACCCTCCATGCAGAGACTAAAGAATAGTTTGTTGTACACACTCTTGCTCAGAGGCCGTTCCAATCTAACAAATTGTTTATAGGCCTTTTTTGAAAGGCCAGATTCACAGTAACCTTTCACCAAACTGGCATAATTGTCCGGGCATTTCTGCTCTAGCCTCCTCAAGAAATCTTCGGCTACTTCTACTTTACGTGCAAAACACAAGCCTTCAATGATCACATTGTGAGTGACAGCATTGGGCTTTAGACCCCCAGCtttcattcttttataaacttcTTGTGCCTCTTCCTCATAACCATTCCTTGCCAATCCAGCGACAAGCACATTGTATGTGACTAAATCAGGAGAGATGCCATTTCCACTCATTTCATCAATCAAATTAAGGGCATCAGTAACTTTACCTTGAAGGCAGTAGCCATCAATCAGAGTTGTGTAGTTGATGACATCAGGAACCATTCCTTTATCCATCATTTCTTGAAGCAACTTAACAGCTTCTTCCACCCTGCCAAGCTTTCCCAAAGCATCAAACGCGACATTGTAACAAACTCTGTCAAGGAAAATGTTCATGCCGCTAAATTCTTTGAACTTTTCAAATGCTTCCAAACACATGTCCATCTTACAATAGCACTGCAGGACTGAACTTACAATCACACAATTTAACTTCAGACCTTTTCCCAAcattaaatccaaaaaccccAACGCTTCAGGTAAATTCATGTCCTTGCAGTACCGAACAATAATCGCCGAGCAAGCACGAACATCAGGACCAAACCCATTTCTCTCCATCTCAAGAACAACACTTTCAGCAGCTTCCGTTTTCATCTCATCACAAAAGCCGCGAACCACCATGCTATACGCAGTTCTAAGATCATCACCAGCCAGCACTTTTTCATCTATCAAACCTTTGATCAAAACAACAGCTTTCTCTGTCTGCCCATTTGCACAAAGCCCATCAATGAACGTCTTATAAGCAAACACGGTCGGACTCTCCAAAAGCAACCTAAGCGCTCCTTCCATATCACCTTTCCTACACAATGCCTTAACCACAATTGCATACGTGTACTCGTTTGCACACAAACCCAACTGCTTAAGTTGCCGAAACAGAGCTACAACCATACCAGTTTTCCCAAACTCAATCAAACGGCTCATCAAGAAATTACAGGACTTGATACTAGGAACACGGTTCAATCGTTTCATCTGAAACAAAACATCGATGGCCTCGTCGAACATAGCGAGACTAACATAAGCTTTAACCAACGCACCGGAGACTCGGATCAAGACCTCGTACTCAGCTTCATCTTTAATAGCTTCAATCAAATCCATTACAGTGAAACCACGCTCCTCGTTCTGAATAAGTTCAACTAAAACCGAATCTAACTTCCTGTCCAAACCCCAAGTAGAAAGGATTCGGACAAGAGTAGCGTAAGCATTAACATTAGGCGAAACACCATGTTGTTTAAGCTGTCCCAAAAACGACAAAGCGAGATTAGGGTCATCTCTGGTACTATTGAGGAATCGCTGAAGACTGGCTTGGTTGAGCTTGGAGAGATTAGGATGATTCACCGGTTGTTGTTCAGAATCTGAGAGATTAGGGTTAAAAGCAGAGACGGCGTACAAACGCGAAGAGGCAGCAGGTCTTCGAATCAAACGCAAGTGTGAGTGtgagagtaagaagaagaaggttggaGAAAACAATCGCAACCGCATCAAAAATGATATTTACAGAGTTATATCGAATGATGGATGATGAGAGAATCTTTANNNNNNNNNNNNNNNNNNNNNNNNttttttttttttttttttttttttctcttacagAACAAAAACACCTTTCACATTGCTGGGGATACTCTCcgatcattttttaaaaagggaccTTGAAGTTGCTCTAATTTTAGGGTTGATTTTActtttatctataatttttttttgtacgcAAAATAAAgataaccctttttttttaatgaatacgacatgattattttttgttcttgtaaCTTTGTAGAAATACAATAGAAATACATATTGTGTCCCGTACGTCTAGCATATAAAGCATTGCAGAACATTACATTGCAAAGAAACAAGTATAAAAACCATTGTACCTTTAAGTAGCATCGTTTATAACAATGAATCATTCATACAGCAtcttatgtatataaaatttatattccaCTTTCTTTTGAACCCTCTCGTATTCATAAGACTTATTAACATATGTGAATCCTCTAACAAAACTCATATCTTGGAGGCATCAGCTGTGATCCGACGGTTGAGGGCAACGGCAGCCTTTGAACCGTTGGGACGGCCGAGATGCTTACTGATGAAATCTCCAGCAGCTATAAGCTTTCCCAAGTCGACATTGGTTTGGACGCCTAAACCATTCAACATGTAAACCACATCCTCTGTGGCTACATTTCCTGAAGCTCCTTTTGCATATGGGCAGCCGCCTAATCCAGCAATTGATGAGTCTACTATGCTTATTCCCATCTGCTTTTGCACCAACACATGTCGAAccataaatgaatatatatgtaaaccatattttttgccgaaaaaaaaaaaatcaaatagttTCATAGATTAGTTCTTGACTTACTTGGAGAGACATCAATATGTTTGCAAGAGCTTGTCCATAGGTGTCGTGGAAGTGAACAGCCAGTATGTCGGCAGGCACAACTGCCATAACGGCTTCGAGCATGGGAACTACAGAACCTGATTTATTCAATTCACCAAACAGAGGGACTTGATTAATGGAAAGACTTAAACTCTCAACCAAGAGAACAGCACCCAAGCCCAAGAAATCCACACCCAAAATAATCTGCCGAGGCATTTCTCATAAACCCAGAACTGCTTTGTTGTAACCATAATCAACTTACAAGTCACAACAGCTTTAAAATCGGTTGCATACAGTCCTAGGCTAGGTAATGGACTTATAGCTAATATTTAAGCCGTTCAACATCTTCAATGCTTATAATTCAATTGATTAAACTATGCAAGATTTTTCAGAAAAGAAATTACCAGGAGTACCAATCCCAATTGTGTCACCTAGAGATATCTCAAAGCAGCCCATGTCGTAGAGTTCTTTCACAACATAAGCCACTTTTGAGGGTGGAACGGCTCCCTCCACTGGACACCCCACAACGCAAGATACATACCTTCAACATTGGGACATAATCATGGACTTCAATTAGAACCAACTGTTTCTGCTATAAGTGTTATATTATGGTCGAAAATTGGAAAACAGATTGATTCCACCACTAACAACATTCAATGGGTCAATAATATGAGACGTTAAACCAAGTCTGAACTAATTGGATCAAGCTTGATGGAAAATGAAGTTTGGACAAGAAAATGAAGTTTGGACAAGATTATCACACGTATGGATTAAATTTTTGCCAAACATGATCCACAGGTGATTCAATTCAcgcattaaaattaaataaggtGACAAAGTATCAAATGGTTGGATAGcgagaaaccaaaataaaagcACTGGGTAAAAAGAGTTTAAAGATGTTTTGCACACGGCCCTTAGCACAGAAGTATGAAAAGCTTGAGTAGGCACCACATTTGGTAGACACTATACAGAGGGAGTGAACAGATAAAGTACACAATCAACACAGATTAGAAGAACGTACCCACGGACGGGAACCCCATGCTCCTTTGCAGCAGCGGTAACAGCACGATATCTCAAGAGACTCTCTTCGATGGTACAGTTAATATTTGACAAGGAGAATGACTCAGAAGCTGATGCAAAGATTGCAACTTCCTTAGCACCTGCAGATACAGCCGCTTCAAAGCCCTAAAAAGAAACAAGGACTCCATGTTGGTGTTCAAAGGTAAGAAACAAAGAATTGTTTCGAGAATCCTAGGAGATAAATGGTCCATACTTTTAGATTTGGTGTCAGAACAGGCAATCGAGCCCCATCTAAACTATTTACAGCATCCATTACATCCTTTGCATCTGCAAGCTACAAGGTGAAATAGTATAAATTTCTGTTCAGTTAAATTAGTTCCTCTACATGGAAAATGGGTTTTTCTCCATTATTTTGCCTATCGGAAGCAATTTGAATGTCTTGTAGCAAGAACTATAGAttg from Camelina sativa cultivar DH55 chromosome 7, Cs, whole genome shotgun sequence includes the following:
- the LOC104703496 gene encoding pentatricopeptide repeat-containing protein At2g26790, mitochondrial-like yields the protein MRLRLFSPTFFFLLSHSHLRLIRRPAASSRLYAVSAFNPNLSDSEQQPVNHPNLSKLNQASLQRFLNSTRDDPNLALSFLGQLKQHGVSPNVNAYATLVRILSTWGLDRKLDSVLVELIQNEERGFTVMDLIEAIKDEAEYEVLIRVSGALVKAYVSLAMFDEAIDVLFQMKRLNRVPSIKSCNFLMSRLIEFGKTGMVVALFRQLKQLGLCANEYTYAIVVKALCRKGDMEGALRLLLESPTVFAYKTFIDGLCANGQTEKAVVLIKGLIDEKVLAGDDLRTAYSMVVRGFCDEMKTEAAESVVLEMERNGFGPDVRACSAIIVRYCKDMNLPEALGFLDLMLGKGLKLNCVIVSSVLQCYCKMDMCLEAFEKFKEFSGMNIFLDRVCYNVAFDALGKLGRVEEAVKLLQEMMDKGMVPDVINYTTLIDGYCLQGKVTDALNLIDEMSGNGISPDLVTYNVLVAGLARNGYEEEAQEVYKRMKAGGLKPNAVTHNVIIEGLCFARKVEVAEDFLRRLEQKCPDNYASLVKGYCESGLSKKAYKQFVRLERPLSKSSVYNKLFFSLCMEGYLDKALDVLKKMWAYRVEPGRSMCGKLIGALCEINNVREAQLLFDTMVERGLIPDLFTYTIMIHTYCRLNELQKADDLFEDMKQRGIKPDVVTYTVLLNSYQKLDPETGSVQGEEQKKRVSEFWRKFTAAGIGLDVVCYTVLIDRQCKINKIEKATKLFDRMIESGLEPDMVAYTTLLSGYCRKGYIDKAVALVTELSKKDILLTEPFGDLVKRAALKLKRIQQNQE
- the LOC104703497 gene encoding hydroxymethylglutaryl-CoA lyase, mitochondrial isoform X1, with the translated sequence MQWNGARRAHSLWCKSLTNNTHLHHPSIPVSHFVTTTTIMSSLEEPLGFDKLPSMSTIDRIQRFSSGACRPRDDFGMGHRWIDGRDCTTSNSCIDDDRSFGGKESFPWRRHTRKLSEGELHLLQNISISGRTSTVSATLRESKSFKGHKYSTFSNDNGTPHITHKISKGIPKFVKIVEVGPRDGLQNEKNIVPTSVKVELIQRLVSSGLPVVEATSFVSPKWVPQLADAKDVMDAVNSLDGARLPVLTPNLKGFEAAVSAGAKEVAIFASASESFSLSNINCTIEESLLRYRAVTAAAKEHGVPVRGYVSCVVGCPVEGAVPPSKVAYVVKELYDMGCFEISLGDTIGIGTPGSVVPMLEAVMAVVPADILAVHFHDTYGQALANILMSLQMGISIVDSSIAGLGGCPYAKGASGNVATEDVVYMLNGLGVQTNVDLGKLIAAGDFISKHLGRPNGSKAAVALNRRITADASKI
- the LOC104703497 gene encoding hydroxymethylglutaryl-CoA lyase, mitochondrial isoform X2, producing the protein MSSLEEPLGFDKLPSMSTIDRIQRFSSGACRPRDDFGMGHRWIDGRDCTTSNSCIDDDRSFGGKESFPWRRHTRKLSEGELHLLQNISISGRTSTVSATLRESKSFKGHKYSTFSNDNGTPHITHKISKGIPKFVKIVEVGPRDGLQNEKNIVPTSVKVELIQRLVSSGLPVVEATSFVSPKWVPQLADAKDVMDAVNSLDGARLPVLTPNLKGFEAAVSAGAKEVAIFASASESFSLSNINCTIEESLLRYRAVTAAAKEHGVPVRGYVSCVVGCPVEGAVPPSKVAYVVKELYDMGCFEISLGDTIGIGTPGSVVPMLEAVMAVVPADILAVHFHDTYGQALANILMSLQMGISIVDSSIAGLGGCPYAKGASGNVATEDVVYMLNGLGVQTNVDLGKLIAAGDFISKHLGRPNGSKAAVALNRRITADASKI